A window of Zingiber officinale cultivar Zhangliang chromosome 5A, Zo_v1.1, whole genome shotgun sequence contains these coding sequences:
- the LOC121981515 gene encoding autophagy-related protein 13b-like isoform X2 — MASTPSQSSSESAIVEQVITEFFAKSLHIILESRSPYVSSRNHSVDHFISSPSSSSSLSSSRPRDKWFNLALQDCPAALENFDIWRQSNLEPLVVDIILIHRQWVPDVASCLLRNLAWNHELALEPKSEKIVERWILRYESVKRCSSNLKPKNQSSKKNSRASSHLDETKLSKRSSHIDNVRSQLTVATQTQTCLLESIVQTKGESPRSSNSLRDTNLHKEFEYCKDEVINLPDHASSSTYKPYSRNSSASSCLGEFDDWEISCPFVDEEGQTESNYRIQISNNKDQLGERPATGDLAPVQRSSDAAVGALIVMLKGARPLREDLPNSVRSLQCSEVPSGNPEVQPDKECTPHVEQPGYHAVSLTTTLLKSKTANALEELRRYKEVKESIIEQSAPKEIR, encoded by the exons ATGGCTTCGACACCGAGTCAATCATCCTCAGAGTCTGCTATTGTCGAGCAAGTGATCACTGAATTCTTTGCTAAAAGCCTTCACATCATACTCGAGTCAAGGTCTCCATATGTTTCCTCTCGTAACCATAGCGTTGATCATTTCAtatcttctccttcctcttcatCATCTTTGTCGAGTAGCAGGCCAAGAGATAAGTGGTTCAACCTGGCTTTACAAGACTGCCCGGCAGCTCTTGAAAATTTTGACATCTGGCGGCAGAGCAATCTAGAGCCTCTTGTTGTCGATATTATCCTTATTCATCGGCAGTGGGTCCCAGATGTGGCTTCATGCTTATTGAGGAACCTCGCTTGGAATCATGAACTTGCACTGGAACCTAAATCTGAAAAGATTGTGGAGAGGTGGATCCTGCGGTATGAAAGCGTGAAGAGATGCAGCAGCAATTTGAAGCCAAAGAACCAAAGCAGTAAGAAAAACAGCAGGGCCTCTTCTCACTTAGATGAAACAAAATT GTCCAAGCGATCTTCACATATCGATAATGTTAGATCTCAGCTAACAGTTGCCACTCAAACCCAAACATGTTTGCTTGAATCTATAGTACAAACAAAAGGGGAATCGCCAAGATCTTCAAATTCTTTGAGGGACACAAACCTTCACAAG GAGTTTGAATATTGCAAAGATGAAGTCATCAATTTACCTGACCATGCAAGTAGTTCAACATACAAACCATACTCTAGAAACTCTAGTGCATCTTCTTGCTTGGGTGAGTTTGATGATTGGGAAATTTCATGCCCATTTGTGGATGAAGAAGGTCAAACAGAGTCAAACTACAG GATTCAAATCTCCAACAACAAAGACCAGTTGGGTGAGAGACCAGCAACAGGAGACTTAGCCCCAGTCCAGCGGTCTTCCGATGCTGCTGTTGGTGCACTTATCGTAATGCTAAAGGGTGCAAGACCACTTCGGGAAGATCTACCCAATTCGGTAAGGTCTTTGCAGTGTTCTGAAGTCCCATCTGGGAACCCTGAGGTACAGCCTGATAAAGAATGCACACCCCATGTTGAACAACCTGGTTACCATGCTGTTAGTTTGACAACCACATTGCTCAAGTCAAAGACCGCAAATGCATTAGAGGAGCTAAGAAGGTACAAGGAAGTGAAAGAATCTATAATTGAGCAATCAGCACCAAAAGAAATAAGATGA
- the LOC121981515 gene encoding autophagy-related protein 13b-like isoform X1: protein MASTPSQSSSESAIVEQVITEFFAKSLHIILESRSPYVSSRNHSVDHFISSPSSSSSLSSSRPRDKWFNLALQDCPAALENFDIWRQSNLEPLVVDIILIHRQWVPDVASCLLRNLAWNHELALEPKSEKIVERWILRYESVKRCSSNLKPKNQSSKKNSRASSHLDETKLYDQSIILLRSLYVFIRLLPAYKLFHKLNASGRINPLSLSHKISSFGEHFTQAEEANMNKFSFVPIATPCGRLSLSVSYLRALEDVGSESSTPLSTQFIMDYVGSATTVPLKRFTSLPSARVEATIVSFTRQQSWNNDHQNLCTSSSSSSPTHYDAYGMHHNSSLRSPVCRHGSKRSSHIDNVRSQLTVATQTQTCLLESIVQTKGESPRSSNSLRDTNLHKEFEYCKDEVINLPDHASSSTYKPYSRNSSASSCLGEFDDWEISCPFVDEEGQTESNYRIQISNNKDQLGERPATGDLAPVQRSSDAAVGALIVMLKGARPLREDLPNSVRSLQCSEVPSGNPEVQPDKECTPHVEQPGYHAVSLTTTLLKSKTANALEELRRYKEVKESIIEQSAPKEIR from the exons ATGGCTTCGACACCGAGTCAATCATCCTCAGAGTCTGCTATTGTCGAGCAAGTGATCACTGAATTCTTTGCTAAAAGCCTTCACATCATACTCGAGTCAAGGTCTCCATATGTTTCCTCTCGTAACCATAGCGTTGATCATTTCAtatcttctccttcctcttcatCATCTTTGTCGAGTAGCAGGCCAAGAGATAAGTGGTTCAACCTGGCTTTACAAGACTGCCCGGCAGCTCTTGAAAATTTTGACATCTGGCGGCAGAGCAATCTAGAGCCTCTTGTTGTCGATATTATCCTTATTCATCGGCAGTGGGTCCCAGATGTGGCTTCATGCTTATTGAGGAACCTCGCTTGGAATCATGAACTTGCACTGGAACCTAAATCTGAAAAGATTGTGGAGAGGTGGATCCTGCGGTATGAAAGCGTGAAGAGATGCAGCAGCAATTTGAAGCCAAAGAACCAAAGCAGTAAGAAAAACAGCAGGGCCTCTTCTCACTTAGATGAAACAAAATTGTATGACCAATCAATCATTTTGCTTCGCTCTTTGTATGTTTTTATTAGGCTTTTACCTGCATACAAGCTTTTCCATAAGCTCAATGCCTCAGGTCGAATCAATCCACTTAGCCTTTCCCACAAAATATCTTCTTTTGGCGAACATTTCACACAGGCAGAGGAGGCCAATATGAACAAGTTTTCGTTTGTGCCAATTGCCACACCTTGTGGTAGGCTGAGTTTATCAGTGTCGTACCTCCGTGCCTTGGAAGATGTTGGATCGGAGTCTTCTACTCCTTTATCAACTCAATTTATAATGGATTATGTTGGTAGCGCAACCACTGTTCCTCTTAAAAGGTTCACATCTCTTCCTTCAGCAAGAGTAGAGGCTACAATAGTTTCCTTTACTAGACAACAAAGTTGGAATAATGACCATCAGAATCTATGTacatcatcttcctcttcttcacctACACACTATGATGCTTATGGCATGCACCATAATTCAAGCCTTCGTTCTCCTGTCTGCAGGCATGG GTCCAAGCGATCTTCACATATCGATAATGTTAGATCTCAGCTAACAGTTGCCACTCAAACCCAAACATGTTTGCTTGAATCTATAGTACAAACAAAAGGGGAATCGCCAAGATCTTCAAATTCTTTGAGGGACACAAACCTTCACAAG GAGTTTGAATATTGCAAAGATGAAGTCATCAATTTACCTGACCATGCAAGTAGTTCAACATACAAACCATACTCTAGAAACTCTAGTGCATCTTCTTGCTTGGGTGAGTTTGATGATTGGGAAATTTCATGCCCATTTGTGGATGAAGAAGGTCAAACAGAGTCAAACTACAG GATTCAAATCTCCAACAACAAAGACCAGTTGGGTGAGAGACCAGCAACAGGAGACTTAGCCCCAGTCCAGCGGTCTTCCGATGCTGCTGTTGGTGCACTTATCGTAATGCTAAAGGGTGCAAGACCACTTCGGGAAGATCTACCCAATTCGGTAAGGTCTTTGCAGTGTTCTGAAGTCCCATCTGGGAACCCTGAGGTACAGCCTGATAAAGAATGCACACCCCATGTTGAACAACCTGGTTACCATGCTGTTAGTTTGACAACCACATTGCTCAAGTCAAAGACCGCAAATGCATTAGAGGAGCTAAGAAGGTACAAGGAAGTGAAAGAATCTATAATTGAGCAATCAGCACCAAAAGAAATAAGATGA